The Dunckerocampus dactyliophorus isolate RoL2022-P2 chromosome 1, RoL_Ddac_1.1, whole genome shotgun sequence genome has a segment encoding these proteins:
- the tmem115 gene encoding transmembrane protein 115: MNRYLPVARQHFLATLASTSVVVKAISALVVLLYLLSWAVNTSYSLGVTPGYLFPPNFWVWTLVTHGLVEQHVWGVAANVGTVMACGRLLEPLWGALELLIFFAVVNVSAGLLAGLSYLLTYVATFDLVFLFAVRVHGAAGFLGGVLVALKQTMGDTTVLRVPQIRLKAAPALVLLLLALLRLSGLLESSAPLAAYSYGALSGWVYLRFYQRHSRGRGDMSDHFAFASFFPEALQPAVGLLAGFVHAALVKVKVCRKMVKRYDVGAPSSITISLPGTDPQDAERRRQLALKALNERLKRVEDQSTWPSMDDEEDDEDDEVRADRQPLLPGDPPSSIPRSGGPIGMSLSSTPPSSMLQSAGAQSNPESSIISFEDAPSRS; this comes from the exons ATGAATCGTTACCTACCTGTGGCGAGACAACACTTTCTGGCCACACTAGCCAGCACTAGTGTGGTTGTGAAGGCCATAAGTGCCCTGGTGGTTCTCCTCTACCTGCTCTCCTGGGCTGTGAACACGTCGTATTCACTGGGGGTCACCCCGGGTTATCTATTTCCTCCTAACTTTTGGGTGTGGACACTGGTCACCCATGGGCTCGTAGAGCAGCATGTGTGGGGTGTGGCGGCCAATGTGGGGACGGTGATGGCTTGTGGGCGCCTGCTGGAGCCTTTGTGGGGCGCCCTGGAACTGCTGATCTTTTTTGCCGTGGTAAATGTATCAGCAGGCCTTCTAGCGGGCCTCTCCTACCTCCTCACCTACGTGGCCACCTTTGACCTAGTCTTCTTGTTTGCTGTCCGTGTCCATGGAGCTGCTGGCTTCCTGGGAGGCGTCCTCGTGGCACTGAAGCAGACAATGGGGGATACAACTGTGCTCAGAGTTCCACAG ATAAGGCTCAAAGCAGCACCAGCTttggtcctcctcctcctggcctTACTGCGCCTCTCGGGGTTGCTGGAGAGCTCCGCCCCCCTGGCCGCGTACAGCTACGGTGCCCTCTCTGGCTGGGTCTACCTGCGCTTCTACCAGAGGCACAGCCGGGGCCGTGGGGACATGTCGGACCACTTCGCTTTTGCAAGCTTCTTCCCTGAGGCACTGCAGCCGGCAGTGGGTCTGCTGGCGGGGTTTGTCCATGCCGCCCTGGTCAAGGTGAAGGTGTGTCGGAAGATGGTGAAGAGGTATGATGTGGGGGCACCATCCTCTATCACCATCAGCCTGCCAGGGACGGACCCACAGGATGCAGAGAGGAGGAG ACAATTGGCCCTCAAGGCTCTGAACGAACGTCTAAAGCGTGTGGAAGACCAGTCCACTTGGCCCAGCATGGATGATGAAGAAGACGACGAGGACGACGAGGTCAGGGCAGACAGGCAGCCGCTCCTCCCAGGTGACCCTCCCTCTTCTATACCCAGATCAGGGGGACCCATCGGCATGTCCCTCTCCTCCACCCCCCCGTCCTCCATGTTGCAGAGCGCTGGAGCACAGTCCAACCCGGAGTCAAGCATCATCAGCTTTGAGGACGCACCGTCCAGATCGTAA